A genomic segment from Dendropsophus ebraccatus isolate aDenEbr1 chromosome 7, aDenEbr1.pat, whole genome shotgun sequence encodes:
- the DNAJA1 gene encoding dnaJ homolog subfamily A member 1: protein MVVETGYYDVLGVKPNATQDELKKAYRKLALKYHPDKNPNEGEKFKQISQAYEVLSDAKKRDLYDKGGEQAIKEGGTGGGGFGSPMDIFDMFFGGGGRMQRERRGKNVVHQLSVSLEDLYNGATRKLALQKNTICDKCEGRGGRKGAVECCSNCRGSGMQIRIHQIGPGMVQQIQSVCPECQGQGERISAKDRCKNCNGRKIVREKKILEVHIDKGMKDGQKITFSGEGDQEPGLEPGDIIIVLDVKDHAVFTRRGEDLLMHMEIELVEALCGFQKPIVTLDSRTIIITSHPGQIVKHGDIKCVLNEGMPIYRRPYEKGRLIVEFQVNFPSSGFISPDKLPLLEKLLPSRKVIEETEDMEQVELMEFDPSQQRRSHYNGEAYHDDDDDHPRGGVQCQTS from the exons ATGGTGGTGGAAACTGGTTACTATGATGTCCTAGGTGTGAAACCTAATGCTACCCAGGATGAGCTGAAAAAGGCGTACAGAAAGCTCGCACTGAAGTACCATCCAGACAAGAATCCCAATGAAGGGGAAAAG TTTAAACAGATCTCTCAAGCCTATGAAGTACTTTCTGATGCAAAGAAGCGAGACTTGTATGACAAGGGTGGTGAGCAGGCTATCAAAGAGGGAGGAACAGGAGGCGGTGGATTTGGATCACCAATGGACATTTTTGATATGTTCTTTGGCGGAGGAGGAAGGATGCAGAGGGAACGGAGAG GTAAAAATGTAGTCCACCAGCTTTCTGTATCACTGGAAGATCTTTATAATGGGGCCACACGGAAACTGGCGCTGCAGAAGAACACTATATGTGACAAATGTGAAG GTCGTGGTGGTAGAAAAGGAGCTGTGGAATGCTGCTCGAACTGCAGAGGTTCCGGGATGCAAATTAGAATTCATCAGATTGGACCTGGAATGGTCCAGCAGATTCAGTCTGTATGTCCAGAGTGCCAAGGCCAAGGGGAGAGGATCAGCGCAAAAGACCGATGCAAGAATTGCAATGGCAGAAAAATAGTCAGAGAAAAGAAGATTCTTGAAGTTCACATTGACAAAG GAATGAAGGATGGTCAGAAGATCACATTCTCTGGTGAGGGTGACCAGGAACCCGGCCTTGAACCTGGAGATATAATTATTGTATTGGATGTGAAGGATCATGCTGTATTTACTAG GAGGGGAGAAGATCTTCTGATGCACATGGAAATAGAACTTGTGGAGGCGCTGTGTGGTTTTCAGAAGCCAATAGTGACACTGGATTCAAGGACTATAATCATTACGTCTCATCCTG GTCAGATTGTCAAACATGGTGATATcaaatgtgtgttaaatgaagGTATGCCAATCTACCGAAGGCCATATGAGAAGGGACGCCTTATCGTTGAATTCCAG GTTAACTTTCCTTCAAGTGGCTTCATTTCACCCGACAAACTTCCTTTGTTAGAAAAGCTCCTACCTTCAAGAAAAGTAATCGAAGAGACTGAAGACATGGAACAAGTTGAGCTCATGGAATTTGATCCATCGCAGCAGAGGCGTTCACATTACAATGGAGAAGCATATCACGATGATGACGATGATCACCCGAGAGGTGGAGTTCAGTGCCAGACCTCCTAA